One Rhodoluna sp. KAS3 DNA window includes the following coding sequences:
- a CDS encoding citrate synthase translates to MTSSDKVTITYGNTTAEFPVISAVDGPDAVDISKLTATTGLTAYDQGFVNTASTKSAITFIDGANGILRHRGYPIEQLAGNKSFLETAWLLIYGELPTAEELGGFEERIRRHTLVHEDLKNLFQAMPQNAHPMAVLAAGVSALSTFYQDSLDPHDPEQVELSTIRLLAKLPVLAAYAHKNSMGQALLYPDNSLSYVENFLRLNFGNMAEEYVQNPVVTKALDTLLVLHADHEQNCSTSTVRLVGSSQANLFASISSGINALFGPLHGGANEAVLEMLTQIRESGEGVQSFVNRVKNKEDGIRLMGFGHRVYKNLDPRARIVKATADKVLAELGVQDPLLDIAKELEGVALADPYFQERKLYPNVDFYTGVIYKALGFPPHMFTALFAMGRLPGWIAHWREMNVDPATKIGRPQQIYIGQEERNLKGFFH, encoded by the coding sequence ATGACCTCGAGCGACAAAGTAACGATTACTTACGGCAATACCACCGCCGAGTTTCCAGTTATTTCAGCCGTAGACGGACCTGATGCTGTCGACATTTCAAAGTTGACAGCCACAACCGGTCTTACCGCTTATGACCAGGGTTTCGTTAACACCGCATCAACCAAGTCAGCCATCACCTTTATCGACGGTGCCAATGGCATTTTGCGTCACCGCGGCTACCCAATCGAGCAATTGGCGGGCAACAAGAGCTTTCTAGAAACTGCATGGTTGCTCATCTACGGTGAACTACCTACCGCTGAAGAACTAGGTGGCTTCGAAGAGCGTATCCGCCGCCACACGCTGGTTCACGAGGACCTTAAAAACCTTTTCCAGGCAATGCCTCAGAACGCTCACCCAATGGCTGTGCTTGCTGCTGGTGTTTCTGCGCTATCAACTTTCTACCAGGATTCTTTGGATCCCCACGACCCAGAGCAGGTTGAGCTGTCAACGATTCGCCTGCTGGCAAAGTTGCCAGTTTTGGCTGCCTACGCGCACAAGAACAGCATGGGTCAGGCTTTGCTTTACCCAGATAACTCACTTTCTTACGTTGAGAACTTCTTGCGCCTGAACTTTGGCAACATGGCCGAGGAATACGTGCAGAACCCAGTGGTAACCAAGGCTCTCGACACACTCCTGGTGCTGCACGCAGACCACGAACAGAACTGCTCTACTTCAACGGTGCGCCTTGTTGGTTCAAGCCAGGCAAACCTGTTTGCATCTATCTCCTCTGGCATCAATGCCCTGTTTGGTCCGCTCCACGGCGGTGCCAATGAGGCTGTTCTCGAGATGCTCACCCAAATTCGTGAATCGGGAGAGGGTGTTCAGTCATTCGTTAACCGAGTCAAGAACAAAGAAGACGGAATCCGTCTGATGGGCTTTGGTCACCGCGTTTACAAGAACCTAGACCCGCGTGCTCGCATTGTTAAGGCAACCGCAGATAAGGTCCTCGCTGAGCTTGGTGTGCAGGACCCTCTGCTAGACATCGCTAAAGAACTTGAGGGCGTTGCGCTGGCTGACCCTTATTTCCAGGAGCGCAAGCTTTACCCGAATGTGGATTTCTACACCGGTGTAATCTACAAGGCGCTTGGTTTCCCTCCGCACATGTTCACCGCATTGTTCGCGATGGGTCGACTACCGGGATGGATTGCTCACTGGCGCGAAATGAATGTGGATCCAGCGACCAAAATCGGCCGCCCACAGCAGATTTACATCGGCCAAGAGGAACGAAACCTGAAAGGGTTTTTCCACTAG
- a CDS encoding ABC transporter ATP-binding protein, with translation MIKTSNLTLGYKSSETPILRNVNLSVAAGEMVLVCGPTGSGKSTLLKCLNSLAPAFTGGTLTGSVSIDGQITSGAAPHEIAHLVGYVNQQPEGGFVSETVEDELVFGMEQLGVTPAEMASNLARVAEIFDLAAVLDRRLSELSGGQQQKVAIAAAVAAGQKVLLLDEPTSALSPSTAAELLSLLKKLSTDEGITVILVEHRIERVLELVDSVVMVHGDGSVTQGDKTTQFSDSRCAPPLIELSQKLGWAPVATDVSEARNHWRESNPKFRPRVALKPHPEIALSVRELDVNYGSEAAVSGVTFDLPFGSISALMGQNGAGKTSLVSAIRDPKLISSGTVILGERSTTDLSLQELLRAVTMVPQKASDLLFLNSIGKELQESDNFGGLSAGSTARLLTRLNGRLDPNQHPRDLSAGQKLSLVLAMQLANGARVLLLDEPTRGLDYFAKRQLAEQLKSLQVSGACILVASHDVEFIAQIADRVLLLDQGKLIQDCAPEDLLGFQKPFETQIAQVSESPDLISISQVVEL, from the coding sequence GTGATCAAGACTTCAAACCTGACCCTTGGGTATAAATCGAGCGAGACTCCGATCCTAAGAAATGTCAACCTATCCGTTGCTGCTGGCGAGATGGTTTTGGTTTGCGGCCCCACCGGGAGCGGAAAATCAACACTCCTGAAGTGCCTTAACTCACTAGCCCCTGCATTCACCGGAGGGACTCTCACCGGGTCGGTCTCAATCGACGGACAAATCACCTCTGGAGCCGCTCCCCACGAAATTGCTCACCTGGTTGGCTATGTGAACCAGCAGCCAGAAGGTGGGTTTGTGTCTGAAACAGTTGAGGATGAGCTGGTTTTCGGCATGGAGCAACTAGGTGTTACGCCAGCTGAAATGGCCAGCAACCTTGCTCGGGTGGCCGAGATTTTTGATCTTGCTGCGGTTCTGGATCGACGACTCAGTGAGCTTTCGGGTGGGCAACAGCAAAAAGTCGCTATCGCCGCCGCTGTTGCAGCAGGCCAAAAGGTTCTGTTGCTAGATGAACCGACCTCAGCGCTTTCACCGTCGACAGCAGCCGAGTTGCTGTCCCTTCTAAAAAAACTGAGCACCGATGAGGGCATCACGGTGATTCTCGTTGAACATCGAATCGAACGGGTGCTTGAGTTAGTTGATTCCGTGGTCATGGTGCACGGTGACGGTTCAGTGACCCAGGGCGACAAAACAACCCAATTCAGCGACTCCAGATGCGCCCCGCCGCTCATCGAACTAAGTCAAAAACTGGGATGGGCCCCGGTGGCCACCGACGTCTCAGAGGCACGAAATCACTGGCGTGAATCCAATCCGAAATTCCGCCCTCGTGTTGCTCTGAAACCTCATCCAGAAATTGCCCTGAGCGTCCGCGAGCTCGATGTCAATTACGGTAGTGAAGCCGCCGTATCAGGAGTCACTTTTGACCTGCCGTTCGGCTCCATCTCGGCTCTGATGGGGCAAAACGGAGCGGGAAAAACCAGCCTGGTTAGCGCTATCAGGGATCCGAAATTAATCTCTTCCGGAACAGTGATTTTGGGTGAGCGCAGCACCACCGACCTGTCGTTGCAAGAGCTGCTTCGAGCAGTGACCATGGTTCCGCAGAAGGCCTCTGACCTGCTTTTTCTGAATTCGATCGGTAAGGAGTTGCAGGAGTCCGACAATTTCGGCGGGCTTTCGGCAGGATCAACAGCCCGTTTGCTGACTAGATTGAACGGCAGACTGGACCCTAATCAGCACCCTCGAGACCTCTCAGCTGGACAAAAACTTTCGTTAGTTCTGGCCATGCAGTTGGCCAATGGGGCGCGTGTCCTACTGCTAGACGAGCCGACTCGTGGTCTCGACTATTTTGCCAAGCGCCAACTGGCCGAACAGTTAAAGTCACTGCAAGTCTCGGGTGCATGCATCTTGGTGGCTTCGCATGACGTGGAGTTTATTGCTCAAATCGCCGACCGCGTGCTCCTCTTAGATCAGGGCAAACTTATCCAGGACTGCGCTCCCGAAGACCTGCTTGGATTTCAAAAACCATTCGAAACTCAAATTGCGCAGGTCTCAGAATCGCCCGACCTCATTTCAATTAGTCAGGTGGTCGAACTCTGA
- a CDS encoding ECF transporter S component, which yields MKFKHQAMRALTLSLAAVAALMMFTWPLVIGVTAQSEAEIAQTAFLVLMPLVLVLLLIEFSTGGIDARQIALLGVLTALNAVIRMLGAGTAGVETAFFLIIIAAYVFGPSFGFLFGALSLLVSGLLTGGIGPWLPFQMMAAALVGLAAGALPKVSRTWLQFLMLCGYAFVASFFYGGLMTLWNWPFLAGTGTSISYVAGASLIENLTRFVQYELFTGGLIWDFGRAITTSVLILLTAPALLATLNRAANRAGFVKLPD from the coding sequence ATGAAATTCAAACACCAAGCCATGAGAGCCCTGACTCTGTCACTCGCTGCCGTGGCGGCGCTGATGATGTTTACCTGGCCACTGGTTATCGGGGTAACTGCCCAGAGTGAAGCTGAAATTGCCCAGACAGCATTTTTGGTACTGATGCCACTGGTTCTTGTTTTGCTACTGATCGAATTTTCAACCGGCGGAATCGATGCCCGACAAATTGCCCTCTTAGGCGTTCTAACTGCGCTCAATGCTGTGATTCGCATGCTGGGCGCCGGAACCGCCGGCGTGGAGACAGCATTTTTTCTCATCATTATCGCTGCCTACGTTTTTGGGCCAAGTTTTGGATTTCTCTTCGGAGCGCTGTCGCTGCTGGTTTCAGGACTGCTCACGGGCGGTATTGGCCCGTGGTTACCGTTTCAAATGATGGCCGCTGCCTTGGTTGGACTAGCAGCTGGTGCATTGCCAAAAGTAAGCCGAACTTGGCTCCAATTCCTGATGCTTTGCGGGTACGCATTCGTCGCCAGTTTTTTCTATGGCGGATTGATGACCCTTTGGAATTGGCCATTTCTTGCCGGAACTGGGACTTCAATCTCGTATGTAGCCGGTGCGAGCCTCATCGAGAACCTAACCAGATTCGTTCAGTATGAACTCTTCACCGGTGGTCTGATATGGGACTTTGGTCGAGCGATAACTACATCAGTTTTGATCTTGTTAACGGCACCAGCCCTGCTGGCCACTCTGAATCGAGCAGCAAACAGGGCTGGTTTTGTGAAGCTACCGGATTAG
- the fdxA gene encoding ferredoxin gives MTYVIALPCVDVKDKACIEECPVDCIYEGDRMLYIHPDECVDCGACEPVCPVEAIYYEDDLPSQWSDYYKANVEFFSEIGSPGGAAKVGKLDLDHSVITALPPQGE, from the coding sequence ATGACTTATGTAATCGCACTACCTTGCGTTGACGTCAAGGACAAGGCATGTATTGAAGAGTGCCCAGTCGACTGCATTTACGAGGGTGACCGCATGCTTTACATCCACCCGGATGAGTGTGTTGACTGTGGTGCCTGTGAGCCTGTTTGCCCGGTCGAGGCAATCTACTACGAGGATGACCTGCCATCACAGTGGTCTGACTACTACAAGGCCAACGTAGAGTTTTTCAGCGAGATTGGTTCACCAGGCGGAGCTGCCAAAGTCGGCAAGCTTGACCTAGACCACTCGGTAATCACCGCACTTCCGCCACAGGGCGAGTAA
- a CDS encoding PIG-L family deacetylase — MAKAKFNPKRLFIVHAHPDDESLFTGHVIADTVAKKAEVMVFTLTRGERGKVKLDELRALEGNLQAMGSFRATELREALAAFGNVRHAFAGTRAYLDSGLRINSMGKPAKPRDLDEMALSAAATSVIADDIAKAISDFNPDVVLTYNSRGGFGHPDHKMAFEATSMAIRRIIKQKSGRAPEFWVIAEPRERFDVEIGDAKTALVKKAALEAHASQVAVHAETYSVVPGKEIRYDRPERLRRQSISRFAHWKPFLSSFWALPLGVLFAFAGTMLHQVRANDPAQTQLGLIVALIMTASIALGLRLMRRSRGALYLLTAGLSATIFWLSQRQPGGELFIPGNDIGTFWAFGSIGICAFIILFPRVQPGAWRRSSRGHR; from the coding sequence ATGGCAAAGGCAAAGTTCAATCCAAAACGTCTCTTCATCGTGCATGCGCACCCAGATGACGAAAGCCTCTTCACCGGCCATGTAATTGCAGACACTGTGGCCAAGAAGGCTGAGGTCATGGTTTTCACGCTCACTCGCGGTGAGCGAGGCAAGGTGAAGCTCGATGAGCTGCGCGCCCTCGAAGGTAACCTACAGGCCATGGGCTCTTTCCGGGCCACCGAATTACGCGAAGCCTTGGCTGCTTTTGGAAATGTGCGTCATGCGTTCGCCGGAACTCGCGCCTATCTTGATTCCGGCCTTCGGATCAACTCGATGGGTAAGCCTGCAAAACCTCGCGACCTAGATGAAATGGCGTTGTCTGCCGCAGCAACATCGGTGATTGCTGACGACATCGCCAAGGCAATATCAGATTTCAACCCCGATGTGGTCTTGACCTACAACAGTCGAGGCGGTTTTGGTCACCCGGACCACAAAATGGCTTTTGAAGCAACTTCGATGGCTATTCGTCGAATCATCAAGCAGAAAAGTGGTCGTGCGCCTGAGTTTTGGGTAATTGCAGAACCGCGTGAGCGCTTTGACGTTGAAATCGGTGATGCCAAGACCGCGTTGGTCAAGAAGGCGGCTCTAGAGGCGCACGCTAGCCAGGTCGCAGTTCACGCCGAGACCTATTCGGTCGTGCCGGGCAAAGAAATCCGTTATGACCGCCCTGAGCGACTCCGTAGACAGTCAATTAGTCGTTTTGCTCACTGGAAGCCGTTCCTATCGTCGTTCTGGGCCCTGCCGCTGGGCGTGCTTTTTGCCTTTGCCGGCACCATGCTTCACCAGGTGCGGGCCAATGACCCAGCTCAAACGCAGCTGGGGCTCATCGTTGCTTTGATCATGACAGCATCGATAGCGCTAGGTCTGCGTCTTATGCGTCGATCCAGGGGAGCCCTGTATTTGCTCACCGCGGGCCTGAGCGCGACTATTTTTTGGCTATCGCAGCGGCAACCCGGCGGGGAGCTCTTCATTCCGGGCAATGACATTGGAACCTTTTGGGCCTTCGGTTCGATCGGAATTTGTGCCTTTATTATTCTTTTTCCCCGTGTTCAACCGGGTGCTTGGCGCAGAAGTTCGCGCGGGCATCGTTAA
- a CDS encoding DoxX family protein codes for MNIVYAIAGLALSALVAFSFYKAGKFKATATKETLLGAGFGWVANIPFGLVRLIAWVELLGAVGIILAPLAAYFVPGFAWAQIWGVLAAAGLALTMAVAHIMHTVRGENKYTWKMTSKLFLFSAAAAVLQAVVILPVF; via the coding sequence ATGAACATCGTTTATGCAATCGCGGGTCTGGCGCTTTCAGCTTTGGTCGCGTTCAGCTTCTACAAGGCCGGCAAGTTCAAGGCCACTGCAACTAAAGAGACCCTGCTTGGCGCAGGTTTTGGCTGGGTTGCCAACATTCCGTTTGGCTTGGTTCGTCTAATTGCTTGGGTTGAGCTTCTTGGTGCGGTTGGCATCATCCTGGCGCCTCTTGCTGCCTACTTTGTTCCAGGTTTTGCCTGGGCACAAATTTGGGGTGTATTGGCAGCAGCTGGTTTGGCTCTGACCATGGCAGTAGCGCACATCATGCACACAGTTCGTGGTGAGAACAAATACACCTGGAAGATGACTTCAAAGCTGTTCCTGTTCAGCGCTGCAGCTGCGGTTCTTCAGGCAGTGGTAATTCTTCCGGTTTTCTAA
- the typA gene encoding translational GTPase TypA, whose amino-acid sequence MAQATRDDLRNVAIVAHVDHGKTTLVDAMLRQTGSFSDHAAVGERVMDSGDLEREKGITILAKNTAIAYKGDHSNGKEITINVIDTPGHADFGGEVERGLSMVDGVVLLVDASEGPLPQTRFVLRKALEAKLPVILLVNKTDRADARIDEVVEETHDLLLGLASDLHDTVPDLDIDGILELPIIYASGRAGIASLTKPADGTLPEGENLEPLFGAIMQYIPAPQYDDEAPLQAHVTNLDASPFLGRLALLRIFNGTLRKGQQVAWVRQDGTTQNVKITELLKTKALERFPTEEANPGDIVAVAGIEEITIGETLADPNDVRPLPMITVDDPAISMTIGINTSPMAGRVKGAKVTARLVKDRLDKELIGNVSLKVLPTERPDAWEVQGRGELALAILVEQMRREGYELTVGKPQVVTKRIDGKLHEPYEDLTIDVPEEFLGAMTQLLAARKGQMTNMVANATGWTRMEFRVPSRGLIGFRTEFLTQTKGTGIANAISAGYDVWAGDITTRNNGSLVADRAGVVTPFAMIGLQERGSFFVQPTSEVYAGMVIGENSRADDMEVNITKEKKLTNMRASSSDEFQSLTPPRTLSLEECLEFAREDECVEVTPEATRIRKVELDSNLRARLASQRKNASEGK is encoded by the coding sequence ATGGCTCAGGCCACCAGAGATGATTTGCGCAACGTTGCGATTGTTGCCCACGTAGACCACGGTAAGACCACTTTGGTTGATGCCATGCTTCGCCAGACCGGTTCGTTCAGTGACCACGCCGCCGTTGGCGAGCGCGTTATGGACTCGGGTGACCTTGAGCGCGAGAAGGGTATTACCATCCTCGCCAAGAACACCGCGATTGCCTACAAGGGCGACCACTCAAACGGTAAAGAAATCACCATCAACGTAATTGACACCCCGGGTCACGCCGACTTCGGTGGCGAGGTTGAGCGCGGTCTATCAATGGTTGACGGCGTTGTTCTTTTGGTTGACGCGTCTGAAGGCCCATTGCCACAGACCCGATTTGTTCTTCGCAAGGCTCTAGAAGCCAAGCTCCCGGTAATCCTTTTGGTGAACAAGACCGACCGTGCCGATGCTCGCATCGACGAGGTCGTTGAAGAAACCCACGACCTGCTTTTGGGTCTAGCTTCTGACCTACACGACACAGTTCCAGACCTAGACATCGATGGCATCCTCGAGTTGCCAATCATTTACGCATCAGGACGAGCCGGAATCGCATCGCTAACCAAGCCTGCTGATGGCACCCTACCTGAGGGTGAAAACCTAGAGCCACTATTCGGCGCAATCATGCAGTACATTCCTGCACCTCAGTACGACGACGAGGCTCCGCTACAGGCGCACGTCACCAACCTAGATGCTTCGCCGTTCTTGGGACGTTTGGCGCTGCTACGCATTTTCAACGGCACCCTTCGTAAGGGCCAGCAGGTTGCGTGGGTTCGCCAGGATGGCACTACTCAGAACGTGAAGATCACCGAGCTTCTAAAGACCAAGGCGCTTGAGCGCTTCCCGACCGAGGAAGCCAACCCAGGTGACATCGTTGCTGTTGCAGGTATCGAAGAGATCACCATTGGTGAAACTTTGGCCGACCCGAACGACGTTCGTCCGCTTCCGATGATTACCGTTGACGACCCAGCCATCTCGATGACTATCGGTATCAACACCTCACCGATGGCCGGTCGTGTTAAGGGTGCAAAGGTTACCGCTCGACTTGTAAAGGACCGCCTTGACAAGGAGCTAATCGGTAACGTTTCGCTGAAAGTTCTGCCTACCGAGCGTCCAGACGCATGGGAAGTCCAGGGTCGTGGAGAGCTTGCACTTGCAATTCTTGTTGAGCAGATGCGTCGCGAAGGCTACGAACTAACCGTTGGTAAGCCACAGGTGGTTACCAAGCGTATCGATGGCAAATTGCACGAGCCATACGAAGACCTAACCATCGACGTGCCAGAAGAGTTCTTGGGTGCAATGACCCAGTTGCTTGCTGCCCGCAAGGGTCAGATGACCAACATGGTTGCAAACGCAACCGGCTGGACCCGCATGGAGTTCCGTGTGCCTAGCCGCGGTCTAATCGGTTTCCGCACCGAGTTCCTAACTCAAACCAAGGGAACCGGTATCGCCAACGCGATCTCAGCTGGATACGACGTATGGGCTGGCGACATCACTACCCGTAACAACGGCTCTCTTGTAGCTGACCGTGCCGGTGTGGTAACTCCGTTTGCAATGATCGGTCTGCAGGAGCGCGGTTCGTTCTTCGTTCAGCCAACCAGCGAGGTTTACGCAGGTATGGTTATCGGCGAGAACTCACGAGCCGACGACATGGAAGTCAACATCACCAAAGAAAAGAAGCTCACCAACATGCGTGCTTCTTCTTCTGATGAGTTCCAGTCACTGACCCCGCCACGCACCCTTTCACTTGAAGAGTGTCTAGAGTTTGCTCGCGAAGATGAGTGTGTTGAGGTAACCCCTGAGGCTACCCGCATTCGCAAGGTTGAGCTGGACTCAAACCTTCGTGCTCGTCTAGCATCACAGCGCAAGAACGCCAGCGAAGGCAAGTAG
- a CDS encoding CPBP family intramembrane glutamic endopeptidase: MSKSSNFKVEIWIVLALSLGASAVYSTVSLINKLTAPSGLAGQTTSINPSLARAEWLDFTYQILGITFGLAPVALALYLVWQSDGNPLKRLSLTFEKPSFWITRGLGLAALIGIPGIGLYVAARLLGLSSKILPAELPDYWWVVPVLLLAAVKAAVLEEVIVVGFLFDRLEKIGFSWAKQLWISSILRASYHLYQGFGGFVGNLVMGLVFGLAYKKWGRLTPLVVAHFLLDAISFVGFALIGNNLPLP, from the coding sequence ATGAGTAAATCTTCAAACTTCAAAGTTGAGATCTGGATCGTGCTAGCCCTGAGTTTAGGAGCCTCGGCTGTTTACTCAACTGTCTCGCTGATCAACAAACTGACTGCTCCATCAGGCCTAGCTGGTCAGACCACCAGCATCAACCCATCTCTGGCGCGGGCCGAGTGGCTTGATTTCACCTATCAAATTCTGGGAATCACGTTTGGTTTGGCGCCGGTTGCGCTGGCCTTGTATTTGGTTTGGCAATCTGATGGAAACCCGCTCAAACGCCTTTCGCTAACTTTCGAAAAACCATCCTTTTGGATTACTCGAGGCTTGGGCCTAGCTGCACTTATTGGGATACCTGGAATCGGCCTTTACGTAGCTGCTCGACTATTGGGGCTTTCCAGCAAAATCCTGCCCGCCGAGCTGCCGGATTACTGGTGGGTTGTCCCGGTGCTTCTCTTGGCCGCAGTCAAAGCTGCCGTGCTTGAAGAAGTCATAGTGGTTGGATTCTTATTCGACCGTCTCGAAAAAATTGGTTTTAGTTGGGCTAAACAGCTATGGATTAGTTCGATCCTTCGAGCCAGCTACCACCTTTACCAAGGTTTTGGCGGTTTTGTCGGCAACTTGGTTATGGGGTTAGTTTTCGGACTCGCCTACAAAAAATGGGGTCGCCTAACACCCTTGGTCGTGGCGCACTTTTTGCTAGATGCGATTTCTTTTGTTGGCTTTGCACTAATCGGTAACAATCTGCCGCTGCCGTAG
- a CDS encoding energy-coupling factor transporter transmembrane component T, translated as MFKTLTAQVHPGVWWLLGLSFAVAASLQDFWLPLAIICLTAVALASAGAAENAVRQTLRLYLILAILVVLVRVSFRVIFNFPDPTKPVFLNLPLINLDLGFGTVTSLFGPVSLASITSGLTDGLRLAAIILAVAMANSLANPKRLLKSTPAALYELATAAVVAINLAPQLISSLQRVRKARELRGRSRKVTALTGTIIPALEDTIDSSLDLAASMASRGFGRRGPVPAVQLRQTRLLTLTALVAMIFAIFSMLSVGLSDLVTPISFFIALIASLTSVKLASRHGVRTRFRVHAWAAADFAIMGLSASIVFVGFWFGG; from the coding sequence ATGTTCAAGACTTTGACCGCACAGGTACACCCCGGAGTTTGGTGGCTACTTGGCCTGTCCTTTGCCGTCGCAGCAAGCTTGCAGGACTTTTGGCTCCCGCTTGCAATTATTTGCCTGACAGCCGTTGCCCTCGCATCTGCTGGAGCCGCCGAAAACGCAGTGCGGCAAACCCTTCGGCTCTACCTAATCCTGGCAATCCTGGTGGTTTTAGTCAGAGTTTCTTTTCGAGTTATTTTCAATTTTCCAGACCCCACTAAACCGGTCTTTTTGAACCTTCCTCTAATCAACCTAGATCTAGGATTTGGCACGGTTACCTCGCTCTTCGGGCCGGTATCGCTGGCGTCAATTACTTCAGGCCTCACCGATGGCTTGCGACTGGCAGCGATAATCCTGGCCGTGGCCATGGCAAACAGCTTGGCCAACCCAAAACGACTTTTGAAGAGCACGCCGGCAGCACTCTACGAGCTGGCCACAGCAGCCGTAGTGGCGATTAATCTTGCGCCGCAGCTTATTTCAAGCCTCCAGCGAGTCAGAAAAGCTCGCGAGCTGAGAGGGCGAAGTCGAAAAGTTACCGCACTGACTGGCACGATTATTCCGGCGCTGGAAGACACGATTGACAGCTCTCTAGATTTGGCAGCAAGCATGGCATCCCGAGGTTTCGGAAGGCGTGGGCCAGTGCCAGCTGTTCAGCTACGGCAGACCCGTCTCCTAACATTGACAGCGCTGGTTGCGATGATTTTTGCCATTTTCTCGATGCTGAGTGTTGGGCTGAGCGACCTGGTAACCCCAATTAGCTTTTTTATCGCCTTGATAGCCAGTCTTACCTCAGTGAAACTTGCTTCGCGACACGGAGTTAGAACTCGATTTCGAGTCCACGCCTGGGCAGCAGCTGATTTTGCAATCATGGGCCTGAGCGCCTCCATAGTCTTCGTTGGCTTCTGGTTTGGAGGCTAA
- the dapC gene encoding succinyldiaminopimelate transaminase has product MFDRLPEYPWEQLKPFAAKAALHPGGAVDLSVGSPVDPTPSIIQDALNASSNAPGYPSTGGSPEFKAAVVEWFERRRGVPGLKPEQVMPTIGSKELISWLPLLMGLGPGDVVVQPKVAYTAYVVGAALCGAEIISEDDPAKWPSNAKLIWINSPGNPDGRVLDVAEMKAAVDRARELGALIASDECYAELGWNEWSEKLIPSVLDPRVCGGSHEGVLAVYSLSKQSNMAGYRAAFAVGEASLIKGLVNLRMHSGLNTPGPVQRAMVVALGDEDHVAAEKEIYRERRDILLAAVRDYGFELSDSDAGLYLWATLHEDCWQTVDRMAELGIVVVPGTFYGEHSTEHVRFSITATDDKIAEGARRLRDAIGLKNA; this is encoded by the coding sequence GTGTTCGATCGACTGCCCGAGTATCCGTGGGAGCAGCTAAAGCCATTCGCGGCCAAAGCAGCTCTTCACCCAGGTGGCGCAGTCGACCTATCTGTGGGATCCCCGGTTGATCCAACTCCATCGATTATTCAAGATGCGCTTAACGCTTCGTCAAACGCACCCGGGTACCCTTCAACCGGTGGCTCGCCAGAGTTCAAGGCCGCCGTGGTTGAGTGGTTTGAGCGCCGCCGAGGAGTTCCAGGTCTAAAGCCTGAACAGGTCATGCCGACCATCGGTTCTAAAGAGCTGATTTCTTGGTTGCCGCTGCTGATGGGTCTCGGTCCGGGCGATGTCGTGGTCCAGCCAAAGGTGGCCTACACGGCCTATGTGGTTGGTGCTGCACTTTGTGGGGCCGAGATTATTTCTGAAGATGATCCTGCCAAGTGGCCAAGCAACGCAAAGTTAATTTGGATCAACTCTCCTGGCAACCCGGATGGTCGAGTTCTTGACGTTGCCGAGATGAAGGCCGCCGTTGACCGAGCTCGCGAATTGGGCGCCCTGATCGCCAGCGACGAATGTTATGCCGAGCTGGGTTGGAATGAATGGTCAGAAAAGTTGATCCCATCCGTTCTTGATCCTCGCGTTTGCGGCGGCTCACACGAAGGTGTTTTGGCTGTTTATTCGCTGAGCAAGCAGTCCAACATGGCGGGCTACCGCGCAGCATTTGCTGTTGGCGAGGCCTCACTTATCAAAGGCCTAGTAAACCTTCGTATGCATTCTGGCCTCAACACCCCAGGCCCGGTTCAGCGAGCCATGGTTGTAGCCCTCGGAGATGAAGACCACGTAGCAGCTGAGAAAGAAATCTATCGAGAGCGCCGCGATATCCTTTTGGCAGCGGTTCGCGATTACGGTTTTGAGCTTTCAGACAGCGATGCTGGCCTGTACCTATGGGCAACCCTTCACGAGGATTGCTGGCAAACCGTGGACCGAATGGCTGAGCTAGGAATCGTCGTGGTTCCAGGTACCTTCTATGGCGAACACAGCACCGAGCACGTTCGTTTTTCTATCACGGCAACCGACGACAAAATCGCTGAGGGAGCGCGCAGGTTGCGCGATGCCATAGGCTTGAAGAACGCCTAA